The Pseudooceanicola aestuarii DNA segment CGAACAGCGGCACCAGCGCGGTCAGCGACAGGTAGAGCAGATGCTGGTGATAGATCGTGTCGAAGGCGCCGCCGTCGATCAGGTCCAGCAGCCAGGGCACTTCCAGCACCGCGAGTCCGTCGGGGGTCAGCAGGGCGGCGATCCCGGCGGTGAAATCGGTGACATCGGCGACATGGGCCAGCACGTTGTTGGCCAGGAAGATCCGGGCGCGCAGCCCTTCGGCGGCCATCTCCCGGGCCAGGGCGGCGGTAAAGAAGGCATGGCGCGTGTCGATCCCGCGGGCGCGGGCGTGGGCGACGGGGCCATCGGCCGGGTCGATGCCCAGCACCCGGTGCCCGGCGGCGTGAAAGGGGGCCAGCATCACGCCGTCATTCGACGCAGCCTCCATCACCAGATCGCCGGGGGCCAGGGGCAGGCGATCCATGAGGGCGCGGGCGCTGGCGTGGAAATGCGCCTGAAGGGCGGGCGAGACAGAGGAATGATAGGGGTAATCGGCGCCGAACAGGATCCGGGGCGCCACCGTCTCGCGCAGCTGGCCCAACCCGCAGGCGGTGCAATGGCACAGGGTCAGCGGCGCGCGGTAATCCGGCGTTTCCGGGCGGGCGGGATCGCGCAGCCGGTCGGCCAGGGGCGTGTCGCCAAAGGCGTGGATGGTCACCGGATCGGGCGCGCCGCAGGCGCGGCAGGCTGTGATCACGCTGAGCGGAGGCCGGGTCATGCGGTCGTGGGCGCGCGCGGGTCCGGGGCGGTGGCCCCGACGGCCGCCGGGGTGATCGCCGGGGCGGCCGCGCCCTCGGGCCGGGCGTCGCGCAGGTCGCCGGTCAGCTCGTGGCGCGCCAGCAGGGCCCGGATATGCGCCACGCGGCCAT contains these protein-coding regions:
- a CDS encoding class I SAM-dependent methyltransferase translates to MTRPPLSVITACRACGAPDPVTIHAFGDTPLADRLRDPARPETPDYRAPLTLCHCTACGLGQLRETVAPRILFGADYPYHSSVSPALQAHFHASARALMDRLPLAPGDLVMEAASNDGVMLAPFHAAGHRVLGIDPADGPVAHARARGIDTRHAFFTAALAREMAAEGLRARIFLANNVLAHVADVTDFTAGIAALLTPDGLAVLEVPWLLDLIDGGAFDTIYHQHLLYLSLTALVPLFARAGLVLNDAEPLAIHGGSLRLFVGRQPGQSPRLTALLAREAARDIRSPDLYAPLLDRMGQIAQDTRAALLRLKAQGARLAGYGAAAKATTLLHLLDLPPGTLRCIYDKSDWKQGLAMPGTDIPIRPASALHADDTPDALLLLAWNFAPEIIAQNAPYLARGGRILIPVPRLREITA